Sequence from the Pseudomonadota bacterium genome:
CACGGGAAATGCTCAAAGCCGAAGCCGCTCAACCGGCAGGTGAATAGGCGGTAATTGCTGCATACCCAATAATGCTTCATTAAAACGGAAGAGCCTTATTCTTCACTGAAGCAATTTTAATCCTCAGAGATTCCAGCCCCAGTATTTCAGGAATTCTGGAAAATTCCACATGTCGGATTCTTCCCGCGCCCAGAACTTGAGGCTCGTATAAAATACCGTTCCGGTTGTCTCAGCCGGGCCGTAATCCTTGTCTTCACCGATATGCCAATCCATGGCCCACCAGCTCATGAGTAGCCGTTCATAGGGCTTAAAGCTTCCCTTGACGTACCCCTTCCTGAATCCCTGTGTATCATAAAACCCGGTTGTTGTCTCACCCAGAGGAAGAGCCTGCAGCAGTTCAATCGGAAACATCGGAACCCTGAAAATTTCTCTGTTGGACTCCGCTGGATCCGGTCCTATAACTCCTGCCCCCATAACTCGATGGGTGCCCTTTCTCAGTGCTAAATAATACTGTTCCTGACGATTCAAGGCGCTTTCGGAAAGTGCGAGTAGACCTGGGAGCGTCTCACCGTAGACGCGTTGCTTTGAAATATCCCATGCCTCCGGGAATGCTTTTTGGGGCAAATATGAAGTTGGGATAAAATTCAGGTAACAGCCGCAGGTATGGACCGAGGTGATGAGAACAGGTTGTTTCTGCGCATTGACCGTTACAATGGTAATCAGCCCGACATTATATCCGCCGGTAAGATGCGAGAACGGCACCTTCTCAAAATGTATTCTGTAAATATAATTGGTATACGCAGCGTTATCGGTCTTGAAAAATACTTTCTGGACATACAGGGCAGGCCGCCGGGGATCTACAAAAACCTTGGTATCTCCCGAAGGAGTTATGCGGGCAGATGGTATACCAATCCTGTTAACGGGAAAATTATTTTCTTCAACAAGAAAAATGGGAGCGAATCGAAAAAAATCTGAGTCTTCAACAACAGGGAGATAATATCCCACAGGACTAATGGGTGCTTGTTCCGGCTGGAGCCCTGCGCAGCCCGCAAGGCTGAAGAGAAAAATACAAAACAGCAAATAAAGGATTTGAATCCGGTGATTTCTTCTCAGGGCTGCTTTCATGGATCCACACGATTCTAACAAGGAACAACCTGTTTGGTTTCAAAAGATTATTGAAATTGGACCCTGCAGAATCTCCTCTTGCCGACCTTCAGTAAAACCTCTCCGGAAGTCTCGACGGTATATTCAGGATCGGAAACTTTCTCGCCATCAAGAGATACGGCTTTTTGCTGGATCAACCGCCTTGCTTCGGAAGTACCATCTGCAAGACCGGCATCAACAAGGAGGCGTGGCAGCCAGATTGTCTTTTCCTCTGAGTGGATCTTTTTTTCAGGTATATCATCAGGAAGATCATGGTTTTTAAAAACCTTGTCAAAATTTTCTTCGGCCTTAAAAGCTTCTTCTTCCCCATAAAATCGGGCGGCGAGTTCTCGGGCAAGCTTCTGCTTTACTTCTTTCGGATGAACTTTTCCATCCTCCATCTGTTGCTTCAGCGTTGCGATCTCATCTTGAGGAAGGTCGCTTAACAACTCGTAATACCTGAACATCAGTGTATCGGAGACGGAAAGGACCTTGCCGTAAATATCGCCGGAAGATTCAGTTATGCCGATATAATTGCCCAAAGACTTGCTCATCTTGTTAACGCCGTCAAGGCCTTCCAGGAGCGGCATGGTGATGACCACCTGAGGTTCCTGTCCCCAGGCCCGCTGCAAATCCCGCCCCATGAGAAGATTAAAGAGCTGGTCGGTTCCGCCGATTTCCACATCAGCTTTCATAACCACAGAATCATAGCCCTGAATCAGGGGATAGAGAAATTCATGGATACTTATGGGTCGCTCATTTTCGAATCTCACCTTGAAATCCTCGCGTTCGAGCATGCGGGCAACGGTCAACTGCGATGCAAGTTGAACAAATTCCTGGGCAGTGAGCTTGTTCAGCCATGTGCTGTTAAAAACCACTTCCGTCCGGTCAGGATCAAGAATTTTAAATATCTGTTCCTTATAGGTTTCGGCATTTTTTTTGACATCCTCCTGGGTGAGGACTTTTCTGGTTTCGGATTTTCCAGTAGGATCACCGATCATCCCGGTAAAATCACCGATCAGAAACTGCACGTTATGACCCAATTCCTGAAAATGCTTCAATTTCTGGATAAGAACGGTATGGCCAAGATGCAGATCAGGAGCCGTGGGATCAAACCCTGCCTTTATCGTTAAAGGAACACCTGTCTCTTTGGATTTCAAGAGCTTCTGAGACAGGTTTTCCTTTGAGATTACATCAACCGTACCCCGTGTGATCAGGGCTATCTGTTCATCTATTGTCAAATTCATTTATTGCTGAAGCAGTTGGAGGTCTCCCCAAAAGGAAAAGACCTCAGAATTATTACCATACGTTATCATTGGTTATTTTGCGTATTCTACGGATCGGGTTTCCCGGATAACCGTCACTCTGATCTGTCCCGGATAGGTCAGATTCTTTTCAATTTCCTTGGCTATATCCTTACCTAAAAGAGTTGTCTCGGAATCTGATACTTCCGTACTGTTTACAACGATTCGCAATTCCCGACCAGCCTGAATCGCATACGATTTTTCAACACCTTTAAAAGATGATGCAATGGTTTCAAGATCTTCAAGCCTCTTGACATAGGTCTCAAGCATCTCTTTTCTGGCTCCGGGCCTTGCACCTGAAAGGGCATCAGCGGACTGGACCAGAATATCGAGAACGCTGGTGGGTTCAACATCCTCATGATGTGCCGCGATGGCATGAACCACCTCAGGCGCCTCGCCGTATTTCTTTGCTAAATCCCGGCCAATACTTGCATGGGATCCTTCAACCTCATGGTCAACCGCTTTACCGATATCATGCAGGAGCCCGGCGCGTTTAGCCTGTTTGACGTTCAGACCGAGTTCTGCAGCCATGATACCGCAGAGGAAAGATACTTCCAGGGAATGCTGCAACACATTCTGGCCGTAGCTCGTACGGTACTTAAGACGTCCAAGCAATTTGACCAGCTCAACATTTACCCCATGAGAACCGACATCAAAGGTTGCCTGCTCCCCGGCTTCACGGATGGTCACCTCAAGCTCCTGGGCAACCTTTTCCACCACTTCTTCAATCCGGGCCGGATGAATCCTGCCGTCTGATATCAAGCGCTCCAATGCTTGGCGGGCCACTTCCCGGCGGACCGGATTAAAGCCGGACAAAATCACCGCCTCAGGAGTATCATCAATTATAATATCAATTCCAGTTGCAGCCTCAATCGCCCGAATATTTCTTCCTTCGCGGCCGATAATCCGGCCCTTCATCTCCTCGTTGGGCAACGGAACAACCGACACGGTTTTTTCCGCAACATAATCACCGGCATAGCGAGAAATAGCCAGAGCAAGAATATTCTTGGCCTTGCGATCAGCCTGAATTTTCATCTCATTTTCGATACGGACTACAGCCTTGGCCGCCTCCATACGAGCCTCGCTTTCAATGCTTTCCATGAGCATGGATTTGGCATCTTCTCTGGAAATGCCTGAAATTTTCTCCAGCTGAAACCGCTGCTCCTCGATTACCGTGTCAAGCTCCTTCTTTTTTCTTTCGAGCTTTTTGTCATCATCGATTGAAGCCTTTTCTTTCTTGAGGAGTTCCATCTCGCGCTTATCGAGAATTTCGATTTTTCGTTCTATCTGATCAAGCTTCTGCGCGAGCCTTTTTTCCTCTTCGGTAATCTCAATTTTTCGATCCTTAATTTCCCGCTCAATTTCCTGCTTATACTGAAACGCATCATCCTTGATCTGGAGTGACGCCTCTTTTTTTATCTGTTCGGCTTCCGCCAGGGCTTTTTCAATAAACCTCTTTCCCTGCTCCTCAATATTATCCTTGCGGACCTCAATAAATTTCTTTCGAAAATAAAATCCGAGGCCGACTCCTGCCCCAACCCCGACCAATACGAATAAAATCACCTGTAATAACATGCTCACGGGGATTGCCCTCCTGTTCTATATTGTTAACAATGATGCGCAGCTGTGAAAAAGTGAAGATAGCAAACACAAAATGCATTTATCTCCAGAATGCTTTAAGTCACGCGTCATTGATTAAAATGATCTTTTGCGAACCACCGAATGTATATTCCCAATTTTAAAATGGACATATGTCCGGCATTACAAAAGACACCAGCAAATTCAGTAAACCGACTTGTCATGCAATAAAAAAATAATAATTCCAAGACGTTGAACAGAAAAAAGCACGTCAACAACGAAACGAAATTCCATGGGAATATCATTAATTTGTATTGAGAAAAAAAAGGGGGCGGGGAAATTGGGGGGGGACCAAAAACTTGCCGAAAAAATTCGACGGTGCCAAAACTATTAAAAATTATTCATTAACTAGTGATATAGCCTTTATTTTTCAATATGAGGCCCATAGCGCAAAAAAAAACCCGGCATCTTTCACTTACAGTGCTTAAAAAATAACTCACTGAAATTATCCGAAATGAACCCGCCGGCACAACGCACATATAACATTTATATAAATCTAAGCGTGTCAGGAATGACTTATCCCAAACGTACAACTACTTCAAATTTCACACAATTACCCCAGATACTGACCCTTTGGAATCCCTTTTCACAATTAGAAAGGGGCATTCTCACTACAAAACTTTTGTACCTCCCTGTTTTGTCATATATATAAACGCTTCTCACAACCGAGGCGCGTGATTTCCTTAAAAAAAACTCCCCCGCCATTGCCGTGTGAACAGCGACATCGAACCTAACAGTGTTAGGTGGGTGTTGAAACTCATAGTTGCTTCAAGGAATTTCGATTGCGCGAATTCCTTTCCATAACCAGCGGAGTCACCCTTGATGCCAATGTTGGCTCGAAACTAACTGTCTAGCACCAACAAGGCAGGGGAATAACTTTAACCTTATATTACTTAGAGTAAATTCTCAATTTTTTTCGTCAATCGGTCAATATCTTCATCAACCTCGCGCCTGAAATTTTCGAAATCTCTCTTTAATTTCACATACTTGCCTGCCATATTAAGGCTGATCAAAATTGCAAGTTTATGGGACGGAAGACGCGCGGAGGCATGGCTTTTATCCTCTAGCTGAGATTTCACCAGCTGTAAAATCTCGTCAACATCTTCTTCCGGAGCATCCGTATAAAGCGGATATTCCTGCCCAAGTACTTCAAACTTTACTAATCGCTCCAAGAAGCCTCCCAACCAGCACCATGACAAAACGTTGTAATTGTTCTACTGTTGCCCGCCAATAGTAAAAATCTGCGATTGAGATTTTTCCCCGGTTTCCCTTTGCGGCTCCGCAGTACTTGGGGATGATGCCTTCTCCCATTTCTCTATGGAATCAATCAGTCCCGAAACACGCTTATGAATAACCGACTTTTCGCCCTTTAAACTATCCACCGTTTCCCGGAGTTCTTTCAGTTCTTTATCCTTCTGTCCGAGCACCGCTTCAAGAGAAAGTTTCTCCTGCTTGAGTATATTATAATTTGCAATCATCTTTTCAACGATTGCCTCCAGTCTGTTGATATCTTCCGCATGTTCCATTTCTTGAAAACCTCCCGACCCTTTCGCCTGCCACACAGATGAAGAAGAGCTGTCTTATTGTCTTAACTATCTAAAATCAAAAGAATTTTCGTCAACCGGAAAAACTTTTTTGAATGTCTGAAAAACATTGAATGCAATGAAAATATACAACCTAAAAAAAACCAAAGTCAACCGAAATAAACCGATAGTTTAAAAGAGTGCCTTAGCAAAAATGCTGCGCGGCATTAATTATCCTGTTTTCGTGATGTTAGAGGCGAAACCTTTTCAAAACTTTTAATCTCAACTCCTTCAAGATTGGAAAATGCGCCGATTATCACGCCTTCACCAACTTTACAATTATTAAGCATTACTGACTGTTCAACAATACAGTCACTGCCAATTGTGGTCTCCCCCTGTAATAAAACGCTTTGACCAATAATGGTATCTTTTCCAATGATTACGTTTTTTTCAATACAAATACTTTCCGGTCGCAGCAGCGTTACACCGGAAGCCATCAGCCACTCGTTACGCCTGTTAATAAGGGTCTGATGCGCCTTGGCGAGTTCCATGCGCGAATTAACACCCAGCACCTCATCAGGGTCTTCGCATATATACCTGGTAACCCTTTTGCCCTGGGAAGTTGCGATGCTGACAATATCGGTGAGATACATTTCTCCCTGTTTGTTATCCGTGCCCACCATTTCTAAAGCACTCCACAGAAAGTCTAGATCAACGCAATAAATACCAGCATTGATCTCTTTGATTTTCTTGGTTTTTTCATCTGCATCCTTTTCTTCGACAATGCCGACGAGATTGCCGCTTTTATCAGAGACGATTCGCCCGTAATTTTGTGGATTATCGAGAACAGTGGTCATTACGGAAAGTACTGTTTGCGTTTTTCCATGAAACTCAAGCATCGCCTTGAGGGTCTGGGGGCGAATAAGCGGAGTATCACCACAAAGAATCAGTGCGGTTCCGGAAAAATCATCAAGTTCCTCCCGGCAGGAAAGCACCGCATGTCCCGTTCCGAGCTGCTCTTTCTGGACAACGGTATC
This genomic interval carries:
- a CDS encoding NTP transferase domain-containing protein, whose protein sequence is MGLKQCAIILAAGKGTRMKSARAKVLHEVFFSPMLHHVIDSVNGCEIQKVIVVTGYKRESVESSLSGYKVDTVVQKEQLGTGHAVLSCREELDDFSGTALILCGDTPLIRPQTLKAMLEFHGKTQTVLSVMTTVLDNPQNYGRIVSDKSGNLVGIVEEKDADEKTKKIKEINAGIYCVDLDFLWSALEMVGTDNKQGEMYLTDIVSIATSQGKRVTRYICEDPDEVLGVNSRMELAKAHQTLINRRNEWLMASGVTLLRPESICIEKNVIIGKDTIIGQSVLLQGETTIGSDCIVEQSVMLNNCKVGEGVIIGAFSNLEGVEIKSFEKVSPLTSRKQDN
- the rny gene encoding ribonuclease Y, with the translated sequence MLLQVILFVLVGVGAGVGLGFYFRKKFIEVRKDNIEEQGKRFIEKALAEAEQIKKEASLQIKDDAFQYKQEIEREIKDRKIEITEEEKRLAQKLDQIERKIEILDKREMELLKKEKASIDDDKKLERKKKELDTVIEEQRFQLEKISGISREDAKSMLMESIESEARMEAAKAVVRIENEMKIQADRKAKNILALAISRYAGDYVAEKTVSVVPLPNEEMKGRIIGREGRNIRAIEAATGIDIIIDDTPEAVILSGFNPVRREVARQALERLISDGRIHPARIEEVVEKVAQELEVTIREAGEQATFDVGSHGVNVELVKLLGRLKYRTSYGQNVLQHSLEVSFLCGIMAAELGLNVKQAKRAGLLHDIGKAVDHEVEGSHASIGRDLAKKYGEAPEVVHAIAAHHEDVEPTSVLDILVQSADALSGARPGARKEMLETYVKRLEDLETIASSFKGVEKSYAIQAGRELRIVVNSTEVSDSETTLLGKDIAKEIEKNLTYPGQIRVTVIRETRSVEYAK
- a CDS encoding tyrosine--tRNA ligase produces the protein MNLTIDEQIALITRGTVDVISKENLSQKLLKSKETGVPLTIKAGFDPTAPDLHLGHTVLIQKLKHFQELGHNVQFLIGDFTGMIGDPTGKSETRKVLTQEDVKKNAETYKEQIFKILDPDRTEVVFNSTWLNKLTAQEFVQLASQLTVARMLEREDFKVRFENERPISIHEFLYPLIQGYDSVVMKADVEIGGTDQLFNLLMGRDLQRAWGQEPQVVITMPLLEGLDGVNKMSKSLGNYIGITESSGDIYGKVLSVSDTLMFRYYELLSDLPQDEIATLKQQMEDGKVHPKEVKQKLARELAARFYGEEEAFKAEENFDKVFKNHDLPDDIPEKKIHSEEKTIWLPRLLVDAGLADGTSEARRLIQQKAVSLDGEKVSDPEYTVETSGEVLLKVGKRRFCRVQFQ
- a CDS encoding DUF904 domain-containing protein, producing the protein MEHAEDINRLEAIVEKMIANYNILKQEKLSLEAVLGQKDKELKELRETVDSLKGEKSVIHKRVSGLIDSIEKWEKASSPSTAEPQRETGEKSQSQIFTIGGQQ
- a CDS encoding cell division protein ZapA; translated protein: MERLVKFEVLGQEYPLYTDAPEEDVDEILQLVKSQLEDKSHASARLPSHKLAILISLNMAGKYVKLKRDFENFRREVDEDIDRLTKKIENLL